The following proteins are encoded in a genomic region of Doryrhamphus excisus isolate RoL2022-K1 chromosome 6, RoL_Dexc_1.0, whole genome shotgun sequence:
- the fjx1 gene encoding four-jointed box protein 1, producing the protein MRVLTSNLFALLFLGAFAGVFYVWSALEDRLQRHKRGLGAFYPKLLVDFTAKTSRALLTVPVAQRTGSELKVHNLSAASGGSRNGNMIGDMSTRQRVSVNLDSPLENGIFWSDWLEGLLPVGFTEEYARTWRDRARTARVVKLEPGCGRVSNQLATFADGSKACVRYGINADQVQGETLTYYLACLLGITNLPPLVLSQLNTYSEQWAAVRTRVEGLQWSERAVVSLTEWVSDLSGVVTPAPLRQESSGLHPELRNKTKSELLDLMQWSDLIIFDYLTANFDRLVSNLFSLQWDPRIMERDTNNLLKTPRGDLVFIDNEAGLVHGFRVLNMWEKYHQKVLSSVCVFRNRTAQRVAELHGRRDTRRRLLELYRDSEPLSAKLGFLSDEHAALLQDRIEIVHAHILHCKKKYG; encoded by the coding sequence ATGAGGGTTCTGACGTCCAACTTGTTCGCTCTGCTCTTCCTGGGCGCCTTCGCGGGGGTTTTCTATGTATGGAGCGCACTGGAGGACCGCTTGCAGCGACACAAACGGGGCTTGGGTGCTTTTTACCCTAAATTGCTTGTGGACTTCACGGCTAAAACTTCCCGGGCTCTGCTTACGGTTCCAGTGGCGCAAAGAACCGGATCCGAACTCAAGGTTCACAACCTGAGCGCTGCGTCTGGAGGGAGTCGAAATGGCAATATGATCGGGGATATGTCGACTCGGCAGCGGGTGTCTGTTAACTTGGACTCCCCTTTAGAGAATGGGATATTTTGGAGCGACTGGCTGGAGGGTTTACTCCCGGTTGGCTTCACGGAGGAATACGCCCGGACATGGCGCGACAGGGCGAGGACAGCACGGGTAGTGAAGCTGGAACCAGGATGCGGTAGAGTATCCAATCAGCTCGCCACATTCGCGGATGGTTCCAAAGCGTGCGTCCGTTACGGCATCAACGCGGATCAGGTGCAAGGTGAAACTTTGACGTATTACCTGGCGTGTTTGCTGGGGATAACGAACCTGCCCCCTTTAGTGTTGTCCCAACTCAACACTTACAGCGAACAATGGGCGGCTGTGAGGACGCGTGTGGAGGGATTACAATGGAGCGAGCGCGCAGTGGTTTCGCTCACCGAGTGGGTTTCGGACCTCAGCGGGGTTGTCACACCTGCTCCTCTCAGGCAGGAGAGCAGCGGGTTGCACCCTGAGCTCCGTAACAAAACCAAATCGGAGCTCTTGGATCTCATGCAGTGGAGCGATCTCATCATATTTGACTACCTGACAGCCAACTTTGACCGGCTGGTGAGCAATCTCTTCAGCCTTCAGTGGGACCCACGCATTATGGAAAGAGACACTAACAATCTCCTTAAAACACCCCGTGGAGACCTAGTCTTCATCGATAACGAAGCCGGACTAGTGCACGGTTTCCGGGTGTTGAACATGTGGGAGAAATACCACCAGAAGGTCCTGAGTTCCGTGTGCGTGTTCAGGAACAGAACGGCGCAGCGTGTGGCTGAGCTCCACGGGCGCAGGGACACCAGAAGAAGGCTGCTGGAGCTCTACAGAGACAGCGAACCTTTGTCCGCCAAGTTGGGGTTCCTCTCCGACGAGCACGCTGCCTTGCTCCAGGACAGGATAGAAATAGTTCACGCTCATATTTTACACTGCAAAAAGAAGTATGGCTGA